Proteins co-encoded in one Brassica rapa cultivar Chiifu-401-42 chromosome A02, CAAS_Brap_v3.01, whole genome shotgun sequence genomic window:
- the LOC117132039 gene encoding uncharacterized protein LOC117132039, whose product MDDRLQTYEDMHDHFVSPVMLHLNKLSSQILHAQRDIDKITNQNFLQANSSSIDRLRGPWIDGKNPVELFPYTAAEVDKITSKFYTAIGTMEERLDKRCDDIYFPFDNRIGGLDSYAEWLQKEFKAIQMQLAAQHQISATIDRKRAKSLDGKSPRSTDEHLIASIDAESTPAGEQLIHKRIESMHEELTELSAYAYDNIGWHQVSIDNVQDRLQNISNALKKMDDKWTRNDEATRSFIASWSRMCRDDVDACFPTSCCLSTK is encoded by the exons ATGGATGATAGGCTGCAGACTTATGAAGACATGCATGACCACttcgtatcaccagtcatgctaCATTTAAACAAActgtctagtcaaatacttcatgcccaaagggatattgataaaattactaatcaaaattttttgcaggcaaactcatcttcgatcgacaggctacgagggccttggatagatggcaagaatcctgtggAGTTATTTCcatacacagcagcagaggttgacaagatcacatccaagttCTACACTGCTATAggcaccatggaggaacgacttgacaaacgctgcgatgacatctactttccattcgacaataGAATCGGTGGACTAGACAGctacgcagaatggctacagaaagaattcaaagccattcagatgcaactcgcagctcaacaccagatatcggCAACGATCGACAGGAAGcgagcgaaatcgctcgatggtaagtcgccgagatcgaccgacgaacacttaatcgcatcgatcgacgccgagtctacaccagccggcgagcagctgatacacaaaagAATAGAGTCAATGCACGAGGAACTaacagaactttcagcatacgcctatgacaacataggctggcaccaggtcagcattgacaacgttcaggATAG GCTACAAAACATTTCCAATGCActtaagaagatggatgacaaatggacaagaaatgatgaggccacaagaagtttcattgcatcttggtccagaatgtgcagagacgacgtggatgcttgttttccaacaagctgCTGTTTATCCACCAAATAG
- the LOC103847682 gene encoding uncharacterized protein LOC103847682 — protein sequence MCSLTIQLSLLQSLSRPSSSFSPNLEPKLSTSSVSFPLKMKSRICNKSLVLRVKSYGSSNNQPSDSSAEFTPPSGNLPKTRRDILLEYVQNVKPEFMELFVKRAPKHVVDAMRQTVTNMIGTLPPQFFAVTVTSVAENLAQLMMSVLMTGYMFRNAQYRLELQQSLEQVALPEPRNKRADDQDYAPGTQKNVSGEVIRWNNISGPEKIDAKKYIELLEAEIEELNRQVGRKSANEQNEILEFLKSLEPQNLKELTSTAGEDVAVAMNAFIKRLLAVSDTDPKQMKTNVTETSATDLAKLLYWLMVVGYSIRNIEVRFDMERVLGTNAKLAELPPGEII from the exons ATGTGCTCGTTAACGATTCAGTTATCGCTCTTGCAATCACTATCTCGCCCCTCCTCGTCATTTTCTCCCAACCTTGAACCTAAACTCTCTACTTCCTCTGTGAGCTTTCCTCTGAAGATGAAGTCGAGAATTTGCAATAAAAGTTTGGTTCTGAGAGTTAAGTCTTATGGTTCTTCAAATAATCAGCCTTCTGATTCCTCTGCAGAGTTCACACCTCCCAGTGGCAACCTG CCCAAAACCAGGAGGGATATTTTACTGGAGTATGTTCAGAATGTGAAACCTGAGTTTATGGAGTTGTTCGTTAAACGCGCGCCTAAACAT GTGGTTGATGCAATGCGACAGACTGTGACAAATATGATTGGAACGCTACCTCCCCAGTTTTTTGCCGTTACAGTCACCTCT GTTGCTGAAAACCTTGCACAGTTGATGATGAGCGTATTGATGACCGGATACATGTTCAGAAACGCTCAATATCGTCTTGAATTGCAACAAAGTTTAGAGCAGGTTGCTCTTCCTGAACCACGCAATAAAAGG GCGGATGATCAAGACTATGCACCTGGGACTCAAAAGAATGTATCAGGGGAAGTGATCAGATGGAATAACATTTCTGGTCCCGAGAAAATTGATGCGAAAAAGTATATCGAGCTTCTGGAAGCAGAGATCGAAGAACTCAACCGTCAAGTAGGGAGAAAATCTGCGAATGAGCAGAACGAAATTTTGGAGTTTCTAAAATCTCTCGAGCCTCAAAATCTTAAG GAGCTTACAAGCACTGCAGGCGAAGATGTTGCTGTGGCTATGAATGCATTTATCAAGCGGCTTCTAGCTGTTTCGGACACAGATCCAAAGCAAATGAAG ACGAATGTGACAGAGACAAGCGCAACGGACCTTGCAAAATTGTTGTATTGGCTAATGGTGGTTGGTTATAGCATTCGCAATATTGAGGTCCGGTTTGATATGGAACGTGTGCTTGGTACTAATGCGAAGCTCGCAGAGCTGCCTCCTGGTGAAATTATTTGA